CGAGCGGTTGCTGGATCTATGCCGGCGCCTGGACTCAGGCCGGCAACCAGATGGCCCGTCGCGACAACAGCGATCCGTGGGGCATCGGCCAGACGCTGGGCTGGGCCTGGGCCTGGCCGGCGAACCGGCGTGTGCTCTACAACGCGGCTTCCTGCGATCCGAGCGGCAAGCCGTGGAACGGCAAGCGCCGGCTCATCAGCTGGACGGGTGAGAAATGGGGCGGCTCCGACATTCCGGATATCCGTCCGGATGCCAATCCGAACGACCCGGATGCGGTGCGTCCGTTCATCATGACCGCCGAGGGCGTGGCCCGTCTGTTCGCGCCCACCGGCATGGTGGACGGTCCGCTGCCCGAGCATTACGAGCCGTTCGAATCGCCGCTGGAGAACAACCCGCTGCATCCGAACAATCCGAAGGCCATGAACAACCCGGTGGGCCGGGTGTTCAAGGGCGACTTCGAACAGTTCGGCAAGCCGGACAAGTTCCCCTATGTCGCCACCAGCTACCGGTTGACCGAGCACTTCCACTACTGGACGAAGAACGTGCTCACCAACGCCATCATCCAGCCGCAGCAGTTTGTGGAGATCGGCGAGGAACTTGCGAAGGAGAAGGGGATCGCCAACGGCGACCAGGTCAAGGTCAGTTCCAAACGCGGCTTCATCAAGACCGTGGCGGTGGTGACCAAGCGGGTCGCGTCGCTGGACGTGGGCGGCAAGCGGGTGCATACCGTCGGCTTGCCGAATCATTGGGGCTTTGTCGGTGTGGCCAAGCCCGGCTATCTGGTCAACACGCTCACGCCGTTCGTCGGCGACGCGAACACCCAGACGCCGGAATTCAAGAGCTTCACCGTCAACATCGAGAAGGCCTGAGCCATGTCTTCATTGCAATCCCTCGACATTGCCAAGCGTTCCGCCACGACCACGCCCAGCCCCGACGCCCGCCGGCATACCGTCGAAGTCGCCAAGCTGATCGACGTCTCCTCCTGCATTGGCTGCAAGGCCTGTCAGGTGGCCTGCATGCAGTGGAACGACCTGCGCGATGAGGTCGGCGAGAACCACGGCACCTACGACAACCCGCGCGACCTGACGCCCCAGTCCTGGACGGTCATGCGCTTTTCCGAAGTGGAGGTCGTCGAGAACAAGCTCGAATGGCTGATCCGCAAGGATGGCTGCATGCACTGCGAGGATCCGGGCTGTCTGAAGAGCTGTCCGTCGCCCGGCGCCATCGTCAAGTACCAGAACGGCATCGTCGACTTCATCTCCGAGCACTGCGTCGGCTGCGGCAACTGCGTCACCGGCTGTCCGTTCGATGTCCCGCGCATTTCCAAGGCCGACAACAAGGCCTACAAGTGCAGTCTGTGTTCGGACCGCGTCGGCGTCGGCCTGGAGCCGGCCTGCGTCAAGGCCTGCCCGACCGGTGCGATCCGCTTCGGTTCCAAGGAGGACATGCATGAGTTCGCGGCCGAACGGATCGTCGACCTCAAGGAGCGCGGCTATGACAACGCTGGTGTCTACGACCCGCAAGGCGTCGGCGGCACCCACGTCATGTATGTGCTGCAGCATGCCGATCAGCCGGAGCTCTATCACGGCCTGAAGAAGGATCCGAAGATCAGCCCGCTGGTCTCGCTGTGGAAGGGCGCGGCCAAGCCGCTCGCGGTGGCCGCCATGGTGGGCGCCGCGGTGGCAGGCTTCTTCCACTACATGAAGGTCGGCCCGCTGACCTCCGGCCATGACGAGCCGGACGACGAGGAGGAACTCGCCGACGAGCGCGCCCGCCAGGCGGGTCGCGACGGCGTGGCACCGACCCGCTCGCCCCACTCACCGCCGGACGGCGGCCTCTGACACCGGGAGATCATCATGGCCATGCTGCAACGCTATCGCGACAGCCAGCGGATCAACCACTGGATCGTGGTGCTGCTGTTCTTCTGTGCCGGGCTCTCGGGCCTGGCGTTCTTCCATCCCAGCCTGTTCTTCCTGTCCAGCCTGTTCGGCGGCGGCCCGTGGACCCGCATCCTCCATCCCTACATGGGACTGGGGATGGTGCTGGCCTTCGTGTTCCTGGCGTTGAAGATGTGGCGGGACAACCTCTGGACCCCAGTCGACACCGAATGGATCCGGCAAAGCACCGAGCTGATCGCCGGCACCGACAAAACCGCCTCCCACCAAGCCTACAAATACAACGGCGGGCAAAAGGTGGTGTTCTGGGTCATGGTGGTGTCGCTGCTGGTGTTGCTCGTCACCGGTTTCATGTTCTGGCACGCCTGGTTCCCTGAAGGCAACATCCTGATGCGTCGCATCGCGGTGGTGCTGCACTCGGCCTCGGCGGCGATGCTGATCTTGACGATCATCATCCATGTCTACGCGGCCATCTGGGTGAAGGGCTCGATGCGGGCCATGACGCGTGGTACGGTCACGGAAACCTGGGCCGCGCACCACCATCCGCTGTGGCACAAGGAAATGAAGGAGCGTCCGCGCGCATGACCGCCAGCAGCACCATTCGCTTGATGACCCCGGAGGAGATCGCGGTGGGCGCTGGCGCGCGCGCCGCGCCCCTGCGCCTGCCCGAACCCGGCCTCTTCGCCGAGCGCGCCCTGCGCCTGCGTCACCTGGCCGAGGGCCATGCGATGCGGGATTACCTGCTCTTCGCGGCCGAACTCGCCCAGCGTCAGCACGAGCAGCTCAAGCAGCCGCGCACCCTGGTGCTGCCCAACGAGCTG
The Roseateles amylovorans genome window above contains:
- the fdxH gene encoding formate dehydrogenase subunit beta; its protein translation is MSSLQSLDIAKRSATTTPSPDARRHTVEVAKLIDVSSCIGCKACQVACMQWNDLRDEVGENHGTYDNPRDLTPQSWTVMRFSEVEVVENKLEWLIRKDGCMHCEDPGCLKSCPSPGAIVKYQNGIVDFISEHCVGCGNCVTGCPFDVPRISKADNKAYKCSLCSDRVGVGLEPACVKACPTGAIRFGSKEDMHEFAAERIVDLKERGYDNAGVYDPQGVGGTHVMYVLQHADQPELYHGLKKDPKISPLVSLWKGAAKPLAVAAMVGAAVAGFFHYMKVGPLTSGHDEPDDEEELADERARQAGRDGVAPTRSPHSPPDGGL
- a CDS encoding formate dehydrogenase subunit gamma codes for the protein MAMLQRYRDSQRINHWIVVLLFFCAGLSGLAFFHPSLFFLSSLFGGGPWTRILHPYMGLGMVLAFVFLALKMWRDNLWTPVDTEWIRQSTELIAGTDKTASHQAYKYNGGQKVVFWVMVVSLLVLLVTGFMFWHAWFPEGNILMRRIAVVLHSASAAMLILTIIIHVYAAIWVKGSMRAMTRGTVTETWAAHHHPLWHKEMKERPRA